A window of Panicum virgatum strain AP13 chromosome 8K, P.virgatum_v5, whole genome shotgun sequence contains these coding sequences:
- the LOC120645556 gene encoding uncharacterized protein LOC120645556, with amino-acid sequence MKNVTANDVVKFVKEHIVYRFGIPQTITIDQGTVFMVEEFKKFTKEMGITLIQSSPYYAQANGQAEASNKSLIKLIKRKIDEYPRQWHEHLAEALWAYRMSCHGSIKCVPYQLVYGQEAMMPWEINIGSRRVVLQDRISADEYSSLMNINTEDLTELQLWALEKIQENKAKVARAYNKKVRPKNFQVGDLVWELVLPIGSKDPGSGHPIGMVPIA; translated from the coding sequence ATGAAGAATGTCACGGCTAATGATGTGGTGAAATTCGTCAAGGAGCATATTGTATACAGATTTGGTATTCCTCAGACGATTACTATCGATCAAGGGACGGTTTTCATGGTAGAGGAATTCAAGAAGTTTACCAAGGAGATGGGCATAACTCTGATCCAATCGTCTCCGTATTACGCgcaggccaatgggcaggctGAAGCATCGAACAAAAGCCTGATCAAACTAATCAAGCGCAAGATCGATGAGTACCCGAGGCAATGGCACGAGCATCTAGCGGAGGCATTGTGGGCGTATCGGATGTCTTGCCATGGGTCCATCAAGTGCGTACCGTATCAGTTGGTCTACGGACAGGAAGCCATGATGCCTTGGGAGATCAACATCGGCTCTAGGCGTGTTGTGCTGCAAGATAGAATATCAGCCGATGAGTACTCCTCTCTCATGAACATCAACACGGAAGATCTCACAGAACTTCAGCTTTGGGCTCTGGAAAAGATCCAGGAGAATAAGGCAAAGGTCGCCAGAGCTTATAACAAAAAGGTTAGGCCGAAGAATTTTCAAGTTGGTGATCTCGTCTGGGAGTTGGTTTTGCCGATTGGAAGTAAAGACCCGGGGAGTGGTCACCCAATTGGCATGGTCCCTATCGCATAG